taaatTAAGATCTTTTTGTAGACTTGAAAAGCAGGCTACATCACAGCAACAATCCAATCCACGTTTCTGTTTTTGCCTGTTCGACAATTAAGGCATTAATGTCATGAAGCGCAAGCTGGCAGAGCATGACAACCTAAAGGTCACCATCGAACAGACGGGCGACAAGTTTCACATCAAAGAGTCCAGCACCTTCCGGACTAAGGACATTGACTTCACCCTGGGCGTCCAGTTCGATTACACCATGGCTGATGGCACTGAACTCTCAGTGAGTGCCCTCTAAAGTGTTTCGTACATTAATAAACCAACAGCAGCTGGTCCAGGTGCAACAAGAAATGGTTTGCTCTAGGAAAATATGGTTTCTTTTTTAAGATTGATGGATTCATCGCTAATGGGGGAAAGTGTAAACCAAGCCAACGAAAGCTGGAAGCAATGGAAAAGTTCTCCAGTGAATAATTACTCTAGCTGCTGGAATAAGAGTTAACTGaatatggaaaaaacaaacacataccgCCAATGATCACAATCACTAACTGTATATTTGTAACCAGGGTATGTGGGAGCTGGAGGGTGACCTGCTGAAAGGCAAATTCACCAGGAAAGACAACAACAAGGTCCTGACCACCACTAGAGCTCTGGTGGGAGGAGAGCTCGTACAGGTCAGTAGGTCCAGGCGCATTTCATCGATAATATGCAAtaagtgcatttgttttgtttcaataaatgttTCCATAACGTAACACGCCTCTCTCTTTAACCCCGTAGAGTTACAACTACGAGGGAGTGGATGCTAAGAGGATTTTCAAGAAGCAGTAACCTGGAGTCTgaagttcatgttttatttttacatagaTGACATgatagatttgtgtgtgttttttctaaCAATAAGGCAAGGCAAGTAAAATGTATTCTTATGGGATTCTACTTCATATACCtcaaaaatgttgatgtttccCAGAGTTTTATAAGTGGAATAGTTGCTCAGAGCATTGCACTATAATTACATATGTCAAAATGTCCAGAAAACTAAATATGTACCCAGAAACTAGTGACATAAACACGTTAAGTGGGTTCAGACGAAGATGCTATACTTGAATTTTGCTATACAGGCAGGTAGGtgaataaaatcaacaaaaaaaagtacagtataaAAGGAAGCTTAGCAAACTGAGGGAGAACATATGTCACCATGTCAATCTAATGTGCCTTAGAAAGAATTTTAACAAGCAGTATCCAAGAAATCACCGATAGATAGTTTAGGTTTTTCTTAGATTTTTGCTCTGACTTTGAGATATTTGCCACCCTGATACAAAAAGAGGATGattgaatttgatttgtgcTTCTCCCTGcattgaaaagaaacaaaagccatttaaaatgttcaactgcAGCTCATCTCTCCAGAAACAATGTCCCAGTTACCCACGATAACCCACAGAACAAgctgtcaacagttttcagaGGGCCTACTTCATTAGTACAACGTGGTTCCAGTGAAAACTGTCCACTTGTTTGTGGATTATCCAAGGTAACGGGTGCATTGTTTCCAGAAATATGTGCTACTGTTGAATTTCTCAAATGGCATTCTCAATGCAACACCTCTATTGTTTTGGGGTGGAGGCAAAAAAATCTCAAATATCTCAAAACTTACTCTTCAGAGATGGACCACGGCTCACCTAAACTTGACTTCAAGTTACTGTTAACTGCCTGAAAACAGCAGCGTTTACTAGACCTCATCATTGTGATGAAAAGCAGCACAACAACGACACCACATGAACACATGGATATTGTAGATGACGTCTTTAGACATGAGTTGATTTGCACTAATGGTTCTTATATCTAGTCTGTAACAATAAAGCtttttttgcgtgtgtgtcACTTGAGTCTAACACTGGTGTTGTTCTTAACACATTTAAAGCACAAAGATCATTTGTGCATCGTATTAAATGCAAGTGACGTTTGATAAATGAGTTATGAAAGTCTCACAAAACTTGCGAGTCATGTCGCCTCCAGGTCTGTGAGTCAAACGCTATCAAGTCATCATGACCGAGCTCAAAGATCACGTCGCCTTGATTACATTTTATGAGTTTCGTAAACTTAGAATCGCTGTCTGGATGAAGGGAAGGATATTGAGTAAATGTCACATTACTGCAGCATTTTAGACTTGAGGCTGCATGGCATGACTGCAGTGTGATCACATGAGGACAGCAGGGTCTTGTGCTGTCATGTGGCTTGGCCTCTAGCTGAGATCTGAACagcaagacagaaaaaacatgcaGGGGAAATGAGATTTTCTCACATGATGGGGTTGTTGAACTGTCGGATAATGACATTCAATgagtgtaaaaaatgaaaaggaaggaaatgtgGTTGCATTGAGCCTCTCtgaccacaagatggcagcCTGTGCCAACTAAAGAGCCTTCAATGGTCGCTTGGTTAAATCTTGGACTATCTAAATGTCCTAATGGGTCCTCGCTGAGTGCTTGATCATCAGTTTGACAATTGAATTAGCTACTGTTCATGATGGGGCTGTAGGCTATATTTAGTACTTATAAAAAGAAGTACTTATACACAGTACTTCTGTGCTATGAAGAGGGCCAGTGCCAGAGCTGGAGCAGAGTACATCATCAAGATACGGGAAGAGTTCACCAGAGATCATTTTTCATGCTATGTATTAGGGTGGATCAATAGTATGGAAGCCCATCTCTGCcaggaggggaaagaaaatagatgaaaagtctgttttaaaatcaaataactCATGGTACATCAATATTTTTGACTTATTAAAATTCATTTATGAGATAAAGTCACACTTTTAGCATATTATTATAAGATTTTCACatgttctcttctttttcctggcAGAAATATGCTGCCATGAAATGGGTTTGAAATCAATATCACAAGATGTATAACAATATTTTCCATTATCAGTATATACTACAAAATAGAGAACTGGTTTGAGTGCATCACAATGTGATTCCAGTATAACCTCAGAAG
Above is a genomic segment from Larimichthys crocea isolate SSNF chromosome XIV, L_crocea_2.0, whole genome shotgun sequence containing:
- the LOC104923986 gene encoding fatty acid-binding protein, intestinal, whose protein sequence is MAFNGTWKVDRNDNYDKFMEKMGINVMKRKLAEHDNLKVTIEQTGDKFHIKESSTFRTKDIDFTLGVQFDYTMADGTELSGMWELEGDLLKGKFTRKDNNKVLTTTRALVGGELVQSYNYEGVDAKRIFKKQ